Genomic DNA from Anolis carolinensis isolate JA03-04 unplaced genomic scaffold, rAnoCar3.1.pri scaffold_158, whole genome shotgun sequence:
CAATATAGCACTGGTTGAGGGGGAGTATTTTAtgttacaatataatacaaaattgcaaacaatctatataaataaaagagtgattgcatcagggcagcggacaaaacaacaaaactacaggccccccaacctcgaaatttgacaacacaacccatcattcacggctctaggttgatacaacaaaaagaaaagaaaaataaagtcctaattagagagagaggaataattgtttttatccaattgctgccagttagaaggctaagttccaccctaaggttagcagatacccctaaggatccagttaaacttccttatatcatgcaggaggacacaatccaatcactcctgacagatggccatccaatatctgcacaataataatacacatcgaatcatagcatcagacagttaggagacacccctaaaggccatccagcccaacccaattctgccatgcaggacacaagccaagcactcccaacagatggccacccagcctctcaatactaatacagtagagtctcacttatccaacataaacaggccagcagaacgttggataagcgaatatgttggataataaggagagattaaggaaaagcctattaaacatcaaattaggttatgtttttacaaattaggcaccaaaacatcatgttatacaacaagtttgacagaaaaagtagttcaacatgcagtaatgttctattttaattactgtatttacgaatttagcaccaaaatatcacgatatattgaaaacattgactacaaaaatgtgttggataatccagaacgttggataagcgagtgttggataagggagactctactgtactactactaataataatatcatcatacaatgctaaggtttggagtgacccctaaggatcatccagatcaacttccttctaccatgcaggaggacacaatccaagcactcctgacagatggccatccagcctctacataataatgatgaagatgatgatgatgatgatgataataatagaagcatagaatccaagagtttggagagacccctaagggccatccagcccaaccctttctactattcagcaggacacaatccaagcattcacaacacatggacaacgtataaatactatacaatactacacagggacatagacccccctctaccctcaccactttcacagtacacaaacaaccaaatgcatactaaacataaagacaaccatacaagagacattcaataccaccactacctcaacaatttctcaccaacacccccagacaatgccacagcaacgcgtggccgggcacagctagtgtaaatATAAATGGGAGGTTTTGCAAGGAACCACTTGGCTTCTGGAAGAATTCACTTGCTTGGTTGCAAGGGGCGTGTTTCCCGGAGCGGCCTTACCGTGCAGGTGGTGAGGAGCCACCCGATGATGGCCCAGCGCGGGAGGATGTCGGAGCTGAGCACCTCGTTGGACGGGTGGACCACGCCGCAGATGTAGCGGATCAGGTCGCAGCGCAGGGACTGGCTGTCCGGCGTGGAGAGGTACTGCCGCTGGAACCAGTCCTGGTAGCGCTTCTGCTGCCCAAAGCGCACCTGCAAATGAGGGACCGAGCTCTTATTTCAAAATGTTATTATATCAATTTGAACcagaagccctaaagccctgctATCTGGCGCTTGCTCTTAACTTAAAacgctgctcttatgtcaaagcgaaACCCGTATCTTAATGCAAAATGCTCTTAAACTGGGGCACTCTTAAGTCGAGGCGCCACTGTCCTCAGATCGGCAAAAGGGAAACTCACCCGAGACGTCATGAAGAGGAGCTTGGTCTCCATATCCGGCGTGAGGCGGCAGGCCAGGAACTTCCGCGACGTCCGCGACTGCAGCAACTGCAACACCCCTGCGGCACGGCAGAGAAGAGCGGTCCAAACAGTGCGGACAAATCATATAGTCATATACAGTACGGCCCTTATATCTGCAGGACTCATGTCGGCAGCTTTATTTACCCATCTCCAACATAACAGCcatatttactctattattattattttattatgacacagcaaacaagatagatatgctgtgccagctgttagctctagtttgtagtgcggttttcttgtactgatttttttgtctgctgtgctttgaggagtttctgatttttgacttatttattattatttgattttttaaaatattattattatgacacagcaaacaagatagacatgctggatttcgtatcacaaaatcccaagtcgaacacttcccaagtgtctaggactgtgtgatgtattttcggatgatgcttgcagatcccagttgggtggtcttttgcagttgtcagatcgtgattttgtcaatgtctattgtttccaaatgccggctgagatcttttggcacagcacccagtgtgcccatcaccaccgggaccacctgcactggtttctgccagagtctttgcagttcaatcttgaggtcctgagagcggctgagtttttcctgttgtttttcacctgggatggcaacatcaatgagccaaactttttcttttccacaactgtgatgtctggtgtgttgtgttccagaactttgtcagtctggattcggaagtcccatagtatctttgcgtgctcattttccaatacttttgcaggtttgtgatcccaccagttctttgctgctgggaggtgggacttgaggcataagttccaatgaatcatttgggccacatagttgtgcctctgtttgtagtctgtctgtgcaattttcttacagcagcagaggatatgatccatggttttgtcggtttccttgcacagtctgcattttgggtcatcagctgatttttcgatcttggcctgaatggcctttgtcctgatgtcttgctcctgggctgcaaggatcaggccttctgtctccttcttcagggtcccattcgtgagccagagccaggtcttctccttatcagcttttccttcagttttgtcaaggaactttccatgcaatgttttgttgtgccagctgtcagctctagtttgtagtgcggttttcttgtactgattttttgtctgctgtgctttgaggagtttctgatttttgacttcaatcaaagcaggttcttcgctttgcttaacatattctgccagggcatgttcttcttctttgactgcttgttttacttgtaagagttctctgccctttttcttttcctcaactgtgatgtctggtgtgttgtgttccagaactttgtcagtctggatttgcgcagatcccagtagggtggccttttgcagttattattattattttattatgacacagcaaacaagatagatatgctggatttcatatcacaaaatcacaagtcgaacgcttcccaagtgtcttttattattcttattcttattcttattcttattactattattatttgtttctacCTGTGAACTGCGGGCTCAGGGCCTGCGGGTTGTGGACGAGATCCTTCCAGAGCAGTTCGAACTCGGGGATCCGGGCCACATTCTGGAGGAGCCGCACCAGGTCCCTGCCGATCATGAAGCAATCCATGAACTGGAGGGGAGACAAAAGGACGGGGTGAAGGAAGAGACAGATAGCACTGGCTGTGTGACAAAGACCCACAAAATAACATCTCCCACTTGTTGCCCAAGGGCCCAAAGGTCTGAGAAGTGTTGAGAGGAGAAGGACGCTCCCTTTGAAGGCAGCGGGTTCAAAAGAAGCCCGAAGGTCAGCAGGGATTTATTTGTGCGAGCCCCGCAGTACAAATAAACAAGCCGGGGCCATAAATCCAGAGGCGAGCTCAGTGGCCAAGGTTGGACGGAATGGCAGGGGCGATAGCCTTTTGTATCCAATCTTATACCTTATCTGTTGTCATCATCtatagcaatgatgggcaaccttttgcgcttggtgtgtcaaaattcaccaaaaaacctagcatgacttgggtggtgtgtcacttcgagagaaaaaacataatttcacaatatgtatagtttaaataacaaaaatacataattgtaatatataactgtattcaataaatcaaaaactatttactaccattatttccatgtacaacaatctatggtacctcgtgcactttccacgctgatttctctctattctagtttcaatgtagtcatgagcaatgaataatataataataatataatagtaataatatgacaatatactacaataatagaataataatagaatgaatatatatacatatatatattagctatgcccggccacgcgttgctgtggcgaagtatggtggtatgggaaataaagtattgaggaattggtgaataatataataataatataatagtaataatatgataatatactacaataatagaaatatatatatattaaaagggtaatgaaatttcggcgtaggacaaaacaacaaaactacacatcccagcaacactaaacttggcagcacaacccctcatccatgcctctacgttcatacaacaaaaagaaaagaaaaataaagtcctaattagagggagaggaataattgcttttatccaattgctgccagttagaaggctaagctccgcccacttggtctactagcaagccactcagcccaggggacaggcagagttaggcctcacttaggcctcttccacactgcctataaaatacagattatctgatttttaactggattatatggcagtgtagactcaaggcccttccacacagctatataacccatttataatggacttaacgtcaggggaaaacctttaccctttaccttaactaccaccaattcctcaatactttatttcccatagcaccagacttcgccacagcaacgcgcggccgggcacagctagtatatatataaatatgtgcataattcccatggagtaagcaacaaaaccactggaccaaatcacaccaaatttggacaCAAAAGACATAggcatccaatcaatctgcatgcagcagcgtgtcagcaaaaatggctaggcgtgtcagtgctgacacgcgtgtcataggttggccatcactgatctatagTTATAAACATCacaaaatgtgtttttgtttctctgtctgtggctaggtgaagtggccctctgtgatagcACTGGGTCCTGGCTCTTACCCTGTCCCGGAGCAGGAAGATGCAAAAGTCGACTTCTTTCTGCCGCAGGGCCTGGAGCGGAGGGGAGCCGTGGTGGTCCACGATGAGCCGCAGGTAGGTGTACACCGACATGGCGATCAGCATGGCGCTCTTCAGCACCCATTCCCTGCAACAGAGAGTTTCAGTCACCCCAAAATCACTAAATGCATCAATGCTCCAtcattgtttaacatatacacaaATGATCATCCACTGCCAGAAgacacagagagtttcatctatgttgaTGATTGgtcatcactgcccaagcagggagctttcaaAGGGttaaacagaagctctccaaagctttaggtgatctattattattattattattattattattattattattattatgacacagcaaacaagatagatatgctggatttcatatcacaaaatcacaagtcaaacacttcccaagtgtctaggactgtgtgatgaaggAAGTAtcagcagaaaggaagtatcagtgaattattattattattattattattattattattattattattattattattatttgagtttCATTTATGCTGACAaccgtgccatcaccgcccaaagTAGGGAGCTTTCAAATGGttaaacagaagctctccaaagctttaggtgatctattattattattattattattattattattattatgacacagcaaacaagatagatatgctggatttcatatcacaaaatcacgagtcaaacactccccaagtgtctaggactgtgtgatgaaggAAGTAtcagcagaaaggaagtatcagtgaattattattattattattattattattattattattattatttgagtttCATTTATGCTGACGaccgtgccatcaccgcccaaagCAGGGAGCTTTCAAATGGttaaacagaagctctccaaagctttaggtgatctattattattattattattattattattattattattattattattacacagcaaacaagatagatatgctggatttcatatcacaaaatcacgagtcaaacactccccaagtgtctaggactgtgtgatgaaggAAGTATcggcagaaaggaagtatcagtgaattattattattattattattattattattattattattattattatcaacacaacaacgttgtatggcacagcaaacaagatagatatgctggatttcgtttcgcaaaaccacaagtcgaataataataataataataataattattattattattatttgagtttCATTTATGCTGACAaccgtgccatcaccgcccaaagCAGGGAGCTTTCAAATGGTTAAACGGAAGCTCTCCAAAAACTTTggtgctctattattattattattattattattattgtttgagtttcatctatgctgacgaccgtgccatcaccgcccaagcagggaactTTGAAAGGGTTAAacggaagctctccaaagcttgaggtgttctattattattattattattattattattatttgagtttcatctatgctgacgaccgtgccatcaccgcccaaagCAGGGAGCTTTCAAATGGttaaacagaagctctccaaagctttaggtgatctattattattattattattattattattattattattattattattacacagcaaacaagatagatatgctggatttcatatcacaaaatcacaagtcaaacacttcccaagtgtctaggactgtgtgatgaaggAAGTAtcagcagaaaggaagtatcagtgaattattattattattattattattattattattattattatcaacacaacaacgttgtatggcacagcaaacaagatagatatgctggatttcgtttcgcaaaaccacaagtcgaataataataataataataataataattattattattattattattattatttgagtttcatctatgctgacgaccgtgccatcaccgcccaaagCAGGGAGCTTTCAAATGGTTAAACGGAAGCTCTCCAAAAACTTTggtgctctattattattattattattattattattattgtttgagtttcatctatgctgacgaccgtgccatcaccgcccaagcagtgAACTTTGAAAGGGTTAAacggaagctctccaaagcttgaggtgttctattattattattattattattattattattattattatttgagtttcatctatgctgacgaccgtgccatcaccgcccaaagCAGGGAGCTTTCAAATGGTTAAACGGAAGCTCTCCAAAAACTTTggtgctctattattattattattattattattgtttgagtttcatctatgctgacgaccgtgccatcaccgcccaagcagtgAACTTTGAAAGGGTTAAacggaagctctccaaagcttgaggtgttctattattattattattattattattattattattattattatttgagtttcatctatgctgacgaccgtgccatcaccgcccaagcagtgAACTTTGAAAGGGTTAAacggaagctctccaaagcttgaggtgttctattattattattattattattattattatttgagtttcatctatgctgacgaccgtgccatcaccgcccaaagCAGGGAGCTTTCAAATGGTTAAacggaagctctccaaagcttgaggtgctcttattgcctattacaggggaaaccagctgattcctaatcagACTTTTAGAACAGACAAGtctcttgagctctgaggatgaaaACAACTTGACTTCCTACCCTACCCCAACCTCCCCTAGATAACTTTTCGGCactttgtccaggcactttattaaaggTCTTGCAATTATATATTTTCGCATCctcagcccatcctctgttcggatatcagccagcaagcaaatgccttaaatcaagaaatagcttcctaagagatactcgcaggaacacctcggcaagcgagagtccaaaagtggcaggctaaaacctggaacctcaatcagaatctgagaccggatgagagactccctgctGGGTACACAGAAGAAGGGGCAATTTGGAAGGTTGTGCACCACGAGATACAGAGTCAATGGGGACATAAAGTGGAGTCTACGACATGCAAGTGCGGAAGAGAGCAAACCTCCTTgtattctgacacaataaataaaaacacagtagagtctcacttatccaacattcgcttatccaacgttctggattatccaacacatttttgtagtcagtgttttcaatacatcgtgatattttggtgctaaattcgtaaatacagtaattactacatagcattactgcgtattgaactacattttctgtcacatgatgttttggtgcttaatttgtaaaaccataacctaatttgatgtttaataggcttctccttaatctctccttattatccaacatattcgcttatccaaggttctgccggcccatttaacttggataagcaagactctactgtaaatcatatggcagcatagacacatataatgcaggtCAATGCAGCTGAACAGCATGATACGGCAGCAGAGATGTGGACCTACGTT
This window encodes:
- the LOC134295267 gene encoding integrator complex subunit 3-like (The sequence of the model RefSeq protein was modified relative to this genomic sequence to represent the inferred CDS: added 112 bases not found in genome assembly); translation: MVRSGILGIDGICMTFMKQIAGGDVTAKNIWLAENILDMLSEQREWVLKSAMLIAMSVYTYLRLIVDHHGSPPLQALRQKEVDFCIFLLRDRFMDCFMIGRDLVRLLQNVARIPEFELLWKDLVHNPQALSPQFTGVLQLLQSRTSRKFLACRLTPDMETKLLFMTSRVRFGQQKRYQDWFQRQYLSTPDSQSLRCDLIRYICGVVHPSNEVLSSDILPRWAIIGWLLTTCTSNVAASNAKLALFYDWLFFNPEKDSIMNIEPAILVMHHSMKPHPA